The Eubacteriaceae bacterium Marseille-Q4139 genome has a window encoding:
- a CDS encoding YdcF family protein — protein sequence MAVLFGCLSAMCLVYYGVIAAYSGIRTAFSSIWLILAAVLAVMAVLCRLYSRFKDRIPLSVTVTAVTAAAAFFAVFVIVEAAMGTQFFSSGKRSVDYVIVLGTQVKGETLSRSLEYRMETAVRYAKIHPNTVFILSGGKGKGEDVSEAFAMYEYMKANGIPEYQMILEEQSTSTYENLVYSRLLIAEREEDRRTTIRDVMSAAGYLSPPDEEVQIHVGIITSNFHMLRAKGIAKKVGISDPYGICAKSDPVLFLHLCVRECFAILKDKFVGNM from the coding sequence ATGGCGGTATTATTTGGCTGTCTCAGTGCGATGTGCCTGGTGTATTACGGGGTTATCGCGGCATATTCCGGCATCCGGACGGCGTTTTCGTCCATCTGGCTGATCCTCGCGGCCGTTTTGGCCGTCATGGCTGTTCTCTGCCGTCTTTACAGCCGCTTTAAGGACAGGATCCCCCTTTCCGTCACGGTTACGGCCGTCACGGCGGCAGCGGCGTTTTTTGCTGTGTTTGTGATCGTGGAGGCGGCCATGGGAACCCAGTTTTTCTCAAGCGGGAAGCGGAGCGTGGACTATGTGATTGTCCTCGGGACGCAGGTTAAGGGAGAGACACTGAGCCGTTCTCTGGAATACCGGATGGAGACGGCCGTCCGCTACGCGAAGATCCACCCCAACACGGTGTTCATCCTTTCCGGCGGCAAGGGGAAGGGCGAAGATGTGTCAGAGGCCTTTGCCATGTACGAGTACATGAAGGCGAACGGGATCCCCGAATACCAGATGATCCTGGAAGAACAGTCGACAAGTACTTACGAAAACCTTGTGTACAGCCGGCTTTTGATTGCAGAGCGGGAGGAGGACAGGCGGACGACAATCCGCGACGTGATGAGCGCGGCCGGGTATCTTTCGCCGCCGGATGAGGAAGTGCAGATCCATGTGGGGATCATCACCAGCAATTTCCACATGCTGCGCGCCAAGGGCATTGCAAAAAAGGTGGGGATTTCGGATCCCTACGGCATCTGTGCCAAATCCGATCCCGTTTTGTTCCTGCATCTGTGCGTGCGGGAGTGCTTTGCAATTTTAAAAGATAAATTTGTGGGCAACATGTAG